One genomic segment of Hordeum vulgare subsp. vulgare chromosome 2H, MorexV3_pseudomolecules_assembly, whole genome shotgun sequence includes these proteins:
- the LOC123431243 gene encoding BTB/POZ and MATH domain-containing protein 1-like — MAAPQRPSTKVTASASIPATARGTHVLTIAGYRLHKGLGIGKFVRSATFAVGGYDWCLRYYPDGFSADTNDYVSVFVELQSKKSTVRALYDLRLTDWGTGLSSLVISRPSSFPAFDSGRNEHLRGVSKFMKTDVLEASPYVQDDCLLIQCDLTVLLKEIPAMAIATKTPEIEVPPSDLLENLAKLLEANKGADVMIKVNGETFHAHKIVLALRSPAFDAELYGPMGKSEKSCLQIEDMQPAVFRALLHFIYTDSLPAIYVNDNYDNKEMIKLLLVAADRYAMERMKLMCESILIKSLDAKSVLATLAIAEQHHCSKLRDACVEYIKLFS; from the coding sequence ATGGCAGCACCACAGAGGCCGAGTACGAAGGTCACGGCCTCCGCGTCCATCCCGGCTACGGCGCGTGGAACGCACGTTTTGACGATCGCCGGCTACAGGCTGCACAAGGGCCTCGGCATCGGTAAATTCGTACGATCAGCCACCTTCGCCGTCGGCGGTTATGATTGGTGCCTTCGTTACTACCCCGATGGATTCAGTGCGGACACCAACGACTATGTATCAGTCTTCGTTGAGCTCCAGAGCAAGAAATCCACGGTGAGGGCGCTGTACGACCTGAGGCTGACTGACTGGGGCACCGGGTTGTCGTCATTGGTTATCTCCCGGCCGTCCTCCTTCCCGGCGTTCGACTCAGGCAGGAACGAACATCTCAGGGGGGTTTCCAAGTTCATGAAGACTGACGTCCTGGAGGCATCCCCATACGTGCAGGATGATTGCCTCTTGATCCAGTGTGACTTGACCGTTCTCCTCAAAGAAATACCTGCCATGGCAATCGCCACCAAGACGCCGGAAATCGAGGTGCCGCCGTCCGACTTGTTGGAGAATCTGGCAAAACTTCTGGAGGCGAACAAAGGAGCAGACGTGATGATCAAGGTCAACGGGGAGACCTTCCATGCGCATAAGATCGTGCTTGCGTTGCGGTCTCCGGCCTTCGATGCGGAGCTCTATGGGCCAATGGGGAAAAGCGAGAAATCTTGCCTGCAGATTGAAGACATGCAGCCGGCTGTTTTCAGAGCCTTGCTGCACTTCATCTATACAGATTCACTGcccgccatatatgtaaatgacaactatgacaacaaggaGATGATTAAGCTCTTGCTCGTGGCTGCAGACAGGTATGCCATGGAAAGGATGAAGCTGATGTGCGAGAGCATTTTGATCAAGAGTCTCGATGCCAAGAGCGTCTTGGCCACATTGGCTATAGCTGAACAACATCATTGCAGCAAGCTCAGAGATGCGTGCGTTGAGTATATCAAGCTCTTCTCTTAG
- the LOC123431245 gene encoding probable inactive carboxylesterase Os04g0669700 produces MEEDPPAAERFVLWLHGLGDSGRANEPVAGYAFAGARWAFPTAPTAPVTCNRGMLMPSWFDIHDTPITSKSVRGEADVMRAVESVHAMIDREISAGTRPEDVFVFGLSQGGALSIASVLLYPRALGGCAVFSGFLPFGASFASRVTAEAKKTPVLWVHGRADLLVPIEAGKDGTKFLRGRLGMRCEFKVYEGLGHELAPYELQYCERWADGGGGGGGSGDDDPGRRNVDRGVPKSRRSCSCGFGFFSRS; encoded by the exons ATGGAGGAGGATCCCCCGGCGGCGGAGCGGTTCGTGCTGTGGCTGCACGGGCTGGGCGACAGCGGGCGTGCGAACGAGCCGGTGGCCGGGTACGCCTTCGCCGGCGCCCGCTGGGCCTTCCCCACGGCGCCCACCGCGCCAGTTACATGCAACC GTGGCATGCTGATGCCGTCGTGGTTCGACATCCACGACACGCCCATCACCTCC AAATCCGTGAGGGGCGAGGCGGACGTGATGAGGGCGGTGGAGAGCGTGCACGCCATGATCGACCGCGAGATATCCGCCGGAACGAGGCCGGAGGACGTGTTCGTCTTCGGGCTCAGCCAGGGAG GCGCGCTGAGCATCGCGAGCGTGCTGCTGTACCCGAGAGCCCTGGGCGGCTGCGCGGTCTTCAGCGGCTTCCTCCCGTTCGGCGCCTCGTTCGCGTCCAGGGTGACGGCCGAGGCCAAGAAGACGCCGGTGCTCTGGGTGCACGGGCGAGCGGACCTCCTGGTCCCGATCGAGGCCGGCAAAGACGGCACCAAGTTCCTGCGGGGACGGCTCGGCATGCGCTGCGAGTTCAAGGTGTACGAGGGGCTCGGCCACGAGCTGGCACCCTACGAGCTCCAGTACTGCGAGCGGTGGGCCGACggcgggggcggtggcggtggctcgGGAGACGACGACCCAGGAAGAAGAAACGTGGACCGTGGCGTCCCGAAGAGCAGGCGTTCCTGCAGCTGTGGCTTCGGCTTCTTCTCTCGGTCGTAA
- the LOC123431244 gene encoding ervatamin-C-like, with protein sequence MAFSPGGTRPVIPILVLLTGGLFAAFPAASGGRVDAGDMLMMDRFRQWQATHNRSYLSAEERLRRFEVYRTNVEYIDATNRRGGLTYELGENQFADLTGEEFLARYAGGHTGSAITTAAEADGLWSSGGGDGSLEAVPPASVDWRAKGAVTPVKNQGSQCYSCWAFSAVATMESLYFIKTGKLVALSEQQLVDCDKYDGGCNKGYYHRAFQWIMENGGITTAAQYPYKAVRGACSAAKPAVTITGHLAVAKNELALQSAVARQPIGVAIEVPSSMQFYKSGVFSAACGIQMSHAVVTVGYGADASGLKYWLVKNSWGQTWGEAGYIRMRRDVGGGGLCGIALDTAYPTM encoded by the exons ATGGCTTTCTCCCCTGGCGGCACACGGCCGGTGATCCCTATATTAGTTCTGCTAACGGGCGGCCTGTTCGCCGCCTTCCCCGCGGCATCAGGCGGCCGCGTCGACGCCGGTGACATGCTGATGATGGACAGGTTCCGGCAGTGGCAGGCCACTCACAATCGTTCGTACCTGAGCGCGGAGGAGAGGCTGCGGCGCTTCGAGGTGTACCGCACCAACGTGGAGTACATCGACGCCACCAACAGGCGCGGCGGCCTCACCTACGAGCTCGGCGAGAACCAATTCGCCGACCTCACCGGGGAGGAGTTCCTCGCAAGGTACGCCGGCGGTCACACTGGCTCGGCCATCACGACGGCCGCCGAGGCTGACGGCCTGTGGTCTTCTGGCGGTGGCGACGGCTCCTTGGAGGCGGTTCCTCCGGCCAGCGTGGACTGGAGGGCCAAAGGCGCCGTGACGCCGGTCAAGAACCAAGGCTCGCAGTGCT ACAGCTGCTGGGCGTTCTCGGCGGTGGCAACGATGGAGAGCCTCTACTTCATCAAGACGGGGAAGCTGGTGGCCCTGTCGGAGCAGCAGCTGGTGGACTGCGACAAGTACGACGGCGGGTGCAACAAAGGGTACTACCACAGGGCCTTCCAGTGGATCATGGAGAACGGCGGCATCACCACGGCGGCGCAGTACCCGTACAAGGCGGTGAGAGGCGCCTGCAGCGCCGCCAAGCCCGCTGTCACCATCACCGGCCACCTGGCGGTGGCCAAGAACGAGCTCGCCCTGCAGAGCGCCGTCGCGAGGCAGCCCATCGGCGTGGCCATCGAGGTCCCCAGCAGCATGCAGTTCTACAAGAGCGGCGTCTTCTCGGCGGCGTGCGGGATCCAGATGAGCCACGCCGTGGTGACCGTCGGCTACGGCGCCGACGCCTCGGGGCTCAAGTACTGGCTGGTCAAGAACTCGTGGGGCCAGACGTGGGGCGAGGCCGGCTACATCCGTATGCGCCGCGACGTCGGAGGCGGGGGGCTCTGCGGCATCGCGCTCGACACCGCTTACCCGACCATGTGA